From Nocardia sp. NBC_00416:
ACCGGTCCCCGAGGCGAGTACGACCAGTCCGGCCGGGGTGGAATCGGTGGGTTCCGGGGCGGTCAGGGCTCTACTCCTGGAGTTCGAAGGGACGGCGGGGCGGGTGCCAGCCCGCCGGCGGGAGCGAACCCGCGGCACGGATAGAGCCTAGTAGACGCGGTCGGAGGACCGACCGGCGGCGGTCGGCCACCGGCCACTCGGCTGACCAACCTCCCTGGACCTCACACCTAGCGGCCGTCTCCGGTATCGCCGTCGAGCACATCGGACTCGACCACCTCGGCATCCAGGATCTCGGGCGCGGTTTCCGTGGATCCGGCGACACCCGAGCGCGGCGGCTCCTCCTCGACGACCTCGGCTTCGACCTCCACCGGCTGTTCCGGTCCGGGCGACTCGGCGCGCGGACGGTCGAGCAGTCCGGCGTAGCGACCTGGCCGGTCGGCGGCCGTATCGCCGGGGAGTTCGGGAAGCCGGCCGAAGGGCAGGGCGCGGTCCGCGGTAGTCCGACCGGGTGCGGGATCGGCCGGGTAGTCCTCGTCGTAATCGGCGTCGTCGGGATCGAACAGCGCATCGGGGTGGCGTATGAGCGGCGTCGGGAACGAGACGACGAAAGTGCGCGCGAACAGTAGGCCCGCGTACCCGGGTATCGCCAGCCAGGCGAACACCGCGAGCGCGAATACCGGCAGTTCGAGACCCAGTCGGCCGAAGTTTCCGAGCTCGCCGCCGGACGCCGCGGCCAGTACGGTGAGCGCCGCGCTCCCGAGCCCGGCCGAGGCGAGCAGTGCCCAAGGCGCGCCGGGCCGGTCGTAACTCACCCGAGCCGACTCCACCCCGCCGTACACGCCCACCGCGGCGGGCACGAGCAGGAGGACCGCCCACCAGATCACCGCGGGGCCCGTAGGGACGGCGGCGAGTAGCGGCACAGCCGGAATCGGTCCGCCCACCACCGTGAACACCCCGATCGACGCATCACCGAACTGAACCCCCGGCCCGACCAGCACCCCTACACCGGCGATCATCGCGTTCGGCAGATACAGCAGCGAGAGCAGGGTCAGGCCCAGTACGTCCACGAAACCCTCTGCGGGCCCGTAGGTCTCACCGACCCGCGACCAGTGCACCACCAGCGCCAGCACGAGCAGAACCGCCGCGGCGGCGAGCAATCGCAGCACCGATCGGCCCGCGACATACGCGGCGGCGATCACGTCGTAGGGCAGGCCCTCGAATATCCGCTCCCGGCAACGGAACGCGACACCGCACACGACGGCGGTCAAGTGCAGCAGCAGAACCCAAGCGAAGGCGGTCAGTGGATTCGGCCGCTGCAGGGCGATCGAACCCGACGCGTCCTCGGTGACCGCCAGACACACCGCGGTGATCAGCAGCGGAC
This genomic window contains:
- a CDS encoding cell division protein PerM, with translation MSSPRTSSNQPIRGARGDSARPGAEPGFLSLPPDRARVLLFVAFRPAAFALAAIVVTMLVTLLTAGSDLTGLSGAVAAGWLAVHQVPLLIGTTTVGLLPVLPTAVLLWAAVREAVAATDTEPTRAEIGWLCGAAVGGPLLITAVCLAVTEDASGSIALQRPNPLTAFAWVLLLHLTAVVCGVAFRCRERIFEGLPYDVIAAAYVAGRSVLRLLAAAAVLLVLALVVHWSRVGETYGPAEGFVDVLGLTLLSLLYLPNAMIAGVGVLVGPGVQFGDASIGVFTVVGGPIPAVPLLAAVPTGPAVIWWAVLLLVPAAVGVYGGVESARVSYDRPGAPWALLASAGLGSAALTVLAAASGGELGNFGRLGLELPVFALAVFAWLAIPGYAGLLFARTFVVSFPTPLIRHPDALFDPDDADYDEDYPADPAPGRTTADRALPFGRLPELPGDTAADRPGRYAGLLDRPRAESPGPEQPVEVEAEVVEEEPPRSGVAGSTETAPEILDAEVVESDVLDGDTGDGR